Within the Pseudochaenichthys georgianus unplaced genomic scaffold, fPseGeo1.2 scaffold_444_arrow_ctg1, whole genome shotgun sequence genome, the region catacaaatatttcatctgtggaagccgtggcgctgtaaaaagcacgatcaatcatctgagcctgcccggctaaagtaactggatggcctacctgcctgtcagccttccatctcgtgcacacatttacctcgtgccctcattggtcatgtgcgcgttcgtgtgtgttggaggaggggctctgtgaggaagtctgaaggaaggggcagatttttttcagctgcgtattttcaaattctagcgcactcgagctggtttctccattcttagggggtaggtaagtttgagaaaccggctcgagatacactttttgttatattccatggaatgctcttaacatcccgatagcaatgaatatctgaagtgctttgacaaaaaatccataaaataatgtcatctgtagaagccgtggtactgtaaaaagtacaacctatggcctacctgcctgtcagccttccatcggggcacaaacttatctcgtgccctcattggtcatgtgcgcgttcgtgtgtgttgggggaggggctctataaggaagtggcagattttctccggttgtatattttcaaattctagcgatgtcaagccggtttctcaaatttacctaccccacctttaagtgcttttaaaatgtttctAAATGTGGACATTCAAACTGCAAAAGGTTACCtataaagtaaaacaaatgtcATGTTCAAAAGGCTGTATCCAAAATAAATCTTTACAAATGCAAAAAGTGATCCTTTTCATTTTCTATAAGCACTAACATGATGTTCATTTGAGTTTTTAGTGAAATATTTCAACAACTATTGTATGGATTTCCATGACATTGGGTAAAAACATTCATGTTTCTTTCAGGATAAAAATATTAATATAGTTTATAATAACTTTGGTGACAATGTGATTTGTCACTAAAAACTCTTCAAAGTTTTATTTGTCCAACTTAAATAAATACACTTTATATACTTGCATGCTAATGACATTCCCATCAGCTTTGTGTTTAGTAAAATATAACGAGGAAATAAGACACCTGGACACATGCACGAAAAATGTAATAACATTTATGGAAGACCAAAATATAAACTCTTTGTTACAAGGACAAAGTCGAATGGTGGCAACATCAAGTGAAGCTCTGGAGCTCAGTGATGCAAACAGGTGGTGTTGTTCTGCCAGCGTTTGAATCAAAGCTGCATTTTGGACTTTTCAAGCCAATTAATACTCACGTAGTCATACAATATCAGTTCCCACTAATAATAGTAAGTGAACTAGTAGGTTCAATGTGGAAATACAAAAGTAAACTCTAAAGAACATACAGTAACCACAGCTGGTCCAAAAGTGCAAACACATCATTACTAGGTTTTAGTAACTGGCACAAAACAGTTGTGAGAGTCAAACTAAGGGAAACTTGGTTTATCATACCTCTGAGGCAGGTTCATTCTCTTTCAACCAAACACACAATAAATATGAGGAACCTGTGTGCTCTTAACTTATTACCCACATAAGTTAGTATTGCTGCTTTAAATTAATAGTATTTCCATCAATCAGTGTCTCGGGGGCTTCCGTCTCAATCGGTGAAGCCCTCGGTATTATAGTTTGTCTTCATAACACATGACTAAACATCAGACAGGGAACAACACCTCTACGTTTAGAGTCAGTCTTTTTACAGTCTTGTTTTCAGGATTGTGGAATGATCACGGGGTCAGTGTTGATATAAAGTCCGAAGCTTTTCGTTTGCCTCTCTTCTAGAGACGCAGCTGCTCCGTGTCGTCCTTCACGGACGGGATCTCGAGGATGGAGACCGGAGCGCCTTCTCTCGTCTGACCCAGAGACGAGGCGATGATGTCCACCGCTAGAGAGGCGGTCGCTTCCACGGCCTCGCGAGTCGCCCCGAGCGTCGGGTTCACCTCCACCAGGTCCATGGCTGACAGCAGGCCTGAGGACACGACACAGGAGCAGGTTAGGTGTGAGAAGTTAGCAAAACTCTTTAAAGACAGAAAAACTGGAAATGAAAGCTGCACATTAATTGGCTCCTACACTGCGCCTGTCGTCCCCTCGCATCGTCCTGCACTATTCTGACACAGTGTGCACGAGTTAAAAAGTTATATCGGAGAGTTTTTGGGAAAGAGACGCATTGAGAATCAGTTTTTGTTTCTGTGTCACACATTTGAGAACGAGACGAGCAGCAGGTTAGGGAGAAGTAAAAGTGAAGGCGGATTCTTGTGCCCCAAAGTTACCAAAGTAAATATTTGACCAAATGTTCAAAAGCCACATATCTTCCAAATGTTCTGACACAAAAAAGCATTGGTCACGTGGATAAGTCTGTATTTTAGACAAATTAGTCTGATTTGCTTTGGCAACACAAGATCTGGCAACACAAAGTGATTAACGTCAAGACTTTAAGCCAACATCAATTACCGTTTGCTAGGCCCAAAGCGAACTAATGTTTTGTTACTCTGAATATAAAACGTtagcaaattaaaatgtatatgCATTAGACTGCGCTCATTTCTTTGGGACAGGGAGTGTTTACGGCGATAGTAACAAGccatatttattttatagaacATCTTTAGTTATATCCTGCGTTGTGTGGGGGTGTTGGAAAAGCACTTCCTGTATCCACTTTGTCACGTGTGCACCACCCACTAAAACTCATGTAAATCTGATGAGGTTACACAATACCCGATCTCTCTTGTCAATAGGTGGCGCTGTGACTATGTTCTTTATCGGCCTGTAGATGTCTTCAGGCTTATCCAGAATTTGAAGTTTGGAGCAAGTTTAATTTACAAGGACTTCCTGTTTTATGGCTGTATGAGCTGTTATCACATGGTATGCTTCTCCACAATGCCAACATTGCTGCTTGACACGCCTGAAAGCGTGAAAGCGCCTGAAAGTGCACAGGAAATTCAAAGTCCTGTCCTCCCTGCGGGGTTCAGGGTTTACCTCCAAGAGGCTTCTTTTTAAGTCTGTCTTACATCTGCCTTTCAAATTTCACATAATGACTTGTATGTTAAAGATGGAGGCTTCAGCTTTCAAAACAGTTTCCACGCCCGAGGCCAAGACCAAAAGGGATGTGTGCACAGGTTTATGAGTTCTctagcatcccaaacatgccaGAGGTGCGCTTAAAGCCTGGGCTCTAATGAGGGTGCCTGCGGCTGTCTGCGTATCATTGTATGAATCTGTACCTGTGTTGTGGATTTCCTCTGTGATGTAGATCCCCTCCCTGTAGGTCAAGCCTCCGTTCACCGGCGTTCCTGTGGCCGGAGCCAGAGACGGGTCGAAGGCGTCGATGTCGAAACTCAAGTGGATCGGTCTCTGTTTTCTGTTGGAGGTGAGAGGATTTAAGATTAAAAGACATTTAGCAAATAAACAAAGCAGAAATGGAGTAAACAAAGTCACAATAGCAAGGCTGGGAGAAGTCTTCTAACTATCTGGAGTATCCTGAAACATTTGTGATGCTGGAAGTACACAACGAGATACATAACATAAGTCCAGTGGATACTATGtaataccagaggtgggaagtaactccgtacatttactcaagaactgtacttaagtacaattttgtaCTTTACTCTGtagttctactccactacaattccgaggtaaatcgtgtacttttactccactactattTAATAGCTTtacttactttacagatttacaGGTGAGAGGATTTAAGATGAAAAAACAGACATTTAGCacataaacaaaacagaaaggaagtaaacaaagccaCATGCCTGGACAGGAGGTGGTCCAGAGTGACCTCCATGACTCTCTGGATGCCCAGCCGGTCGATGTCCCTCATGGTGAAGTACTGGATGCCCAGGTTTTTAAGGATGTGGCTGCGATAAACAACATCAGAATAACATTAACATCTATTTCCACATGGAGGATCAGGTTGGTATTGACGACATCTGATAAGCGTGATGGTATGTACTCACTACTCTCCGGGGTCAACGTCTCGCAGGCCGATGTACACGAGGTCGCTTGAAGAGAGGAAGGGCTTCGTCCAGGAGAACCCTGGGATATCTGGCATCTGTGGGGAACCGGAGATAAGGTTATATGGAAGAGACAGGGACGAGAACACATCCCCCATTGGCTGATATCTGACCATTCATGTACTGCATTAAAagtaatgtttaaaaaaa harbors:
- the arg2 gene encoding arginase-2, mitochondrial isoform X1 translates to MALRGPLFRLLRPQLGQTCQQSRAQSVAVLGAPFSRGQKRRGVEHGPKAIRDAGLIDRLSGLDYSVHDFGDLNFHHLEKDEPYMDVKFPRSVGGANKMLSGAVSRAIGAGHTLVMLGGDHSLAIGSVGGHAQQCPDLCLIWVDAHADINTPMSSPSGNLHGQPVAFMLKELTDKMPDIPGFSWTKPFLSSSDLVYIGLRDVDPGEYHILKNLGIQYFTMRDIDRLGIQRVMEVTLDHLLSRKQRPIHLSFDIDAFDPSLAPATGTPVNGGLTYREGIYITEEIHNTGLLSAMDLVEVNPTLGATREAVEATASLAVDIIASSLGQTREGAPVSILEIPSVKDDTEQLRL
- the arg2 gene encoding arginase-2, mitochondrial isoform X2 yields the protein MDVKFPRSVGGANKMLSGAVSRAIGAGHTLVMLGGDHSLAIGSVGGHAQQCPDLCLIWVDAHADINTPMSSPSGNLHGQPVAFMLKELTDKMPDIPGFSWTKPFLSSSDLVYIGLRDVDPGEYHILKNLGIQYFTMRDIDRLGIQRVMEVTLDHLLSRKQRPIHLSFDIDAFDPSLAPATGTPVNGGLTYREGIYITEEIHNTGLLSAMDLVEVNPTLGATREAVEATASLAVDIIASSLGQTREGAPVSILEIPSVKDDTEQLRL